One Mycobacterium kubicae genomic window carries:
- a CDS encoding ABC transporter family substrate-binding protein encodes MLVLHQARHILVTVGVLIALVGLALSACTVSPPPAPQSTDTPHSTLPPPQHPTQIIMGIDSIGAGFNPHLLSDLSPVNAAISALVLPSAFRPVPDPNSSTGSRWEMDPTLLVSADVTSENPFTVTYKIRPEAQWTDNAPIAADDFWYLWRQMVSQPGVVDPAGYDLITGVQSLEGGKHAVVTFSQPYPAWRELFSDILPAHIVKDVPGGFAAGLARALPVTGGQFRVENIDPQRDEILIARNDRYWGPPAKPALIQFRRAGAPAALADSVRNGDTQVAQVHGGSAAFAQLSAIPDVRTARIVTPRVMQLTLRANEPKLADSQVRKAILGLLDVDLLAAVGAGSDNTVTLDQAQIRSPSDPGYVPTAPPAMSTTAALALLAGAGFQVESSTSASPTSPGSTTTPINTGPPEVRGRISKDGKQLALVIGVAANDPTAVAVANTAADQLRNVGIAASVLALDPVVLFRDALNNHQVDALVGWHQAGGNLATSLSSRFSCPALQATEVPPPGAPTTQSSGPTGLTPSAGPDTPTPTAPSRPPDPNALVKAPSNLTGICDRSIQSNIDAALNGTKNINDVITAVEPRLWNMSTVLPILQDTTIVAAGPSVQNVSLSGAVPVGIVGDAGQWVKTGP; translated from the coding sequence ATCCTCGTGCTGCACCAAGCCCGTCACATCCTGGTGACGGTCGGCGTGCTGATCGCACTGGTCGGGCTGGCGCTGTCGGCCTGCACCGTCAGTCCGCCCCCGGCGCCGCAGAGCACCGACACGCCCCACAGCACGCTGCCGCCGCCGCAGCACCCGACCCAGATCATCATGGGTATCGACTCGATCGGCGCCGGATTCAACCCGCACCTGCTTTCGGATCTGTCGCCGGTGAACGCCGCGATCAGCGCTCTGGTGTTGCCCAGCGCTTTCCGCCCGGTGCCAGACCCGAACTCGTCGACCGGCTCGCGGTGGGAAATGGACCCGACACTGCTGGTGTCGGCCGACGTGACCAGTGAAAACCCGTTCACGGTGACCTACAAGATCCGGCCCGAGGCGCAGTGGACCGACAACGCCCCCATCGCGGCCGACGACTTCTGGTACCTGTGGCGCCAGATGGTCAGCCAGCCCGGGGTCGTGGATCCGGCCGGTTATGACCTGATCACCGGCGTCCAGTCGCTTGAAGGCGGCAAGCATGCCGTCGTCACCTTCTCCCAGCCGTACCCGGCCTGGCGGGAGCTGTTCAGCGACATCCTGCCCGCCCACATCGTCAAAGACGTGCCGGGCGGGTTCGCCGCCGGGTTGGCCCGCGCGCTGCCCGTCACCGGCGGCCAGTTCCGGGTGGAGAACATCGATCCCCAGCGCGACGAGATCCTGATCGCCCGCAACGATCGTTACTGGGGTCCGCCGGCCAAACCCGCGCTCATCCAGTTCCGTCGCGCCGGAGCGCCTGCGGCACTTGCTGATTCGGTCCGCAACGGCGACACCCAGGTGGCCCAGGTACACGGCGGTTCGGCCGCCTTCGCGCAGCTTTCCGCGATCCCCGACGTCCGCACCGCCCGGATCGTCACGCCGCGGGTCATGCAGCTCACGCTGCGGGCCAACGAGCCCAAATTGGCGGATTCCCAAGTGCGCAAGGCGATTTTGGGCCTGCTCGATGTCGATCTGCTCGCCGCCGTCGGCGCAGGCAGCGACAACACCGTCACCCTGGACCAGGCACAAATCCGCTCACCCAGCGACCCCGGCTACGTGCCGACCGCGCCGCCGGCGATGAGCACCACGGCCGCACTGGCTCTGCTCGCCGGCGCCGGTTTCCAAGTGGAGAGCAGCACGTCGGCCTCCCCGACGTCGCCTGGTTCGACGACCACACCGATCAACACCGGGCCACCGGAAGTGCGCGGCCGGATCAGCAAGGACGGCAAGCAGCTGGCGCTGGTGATCGGCGTGGCCGCCAACGATCCGACCGCGGTGGCGGTCGCCAACACCGCCGCCGACCAGCTGCGCAACGTCGGAATCGCCGCCAGTGTGCTGGCGCTGGACCCCGTCGTGCTCTTCCGCGACGCACTGAACAACCATCAGGTCGACGCGCTGGTGGGGTGGCACCAAGCCGGCGGCAATCTGGCGACGTCGTTGTCGTCGCGGTTCAGCTGTCCGGCGTTGCAGGCCACCGAGGTGCCGCCGCCCGGTGCCCCGACGACGCAGAGCTCCGGTCCCACCGGGCTGACGCCCTCGGCCGGACCCGATACCCCGACGCCGACCGCCCCGAGCCGGCCGCCCGACCCGAATGCGCTGGTCAAGGCGCCGTCAAACCTCACCGGCATCTGTGATCGCAGCATCCAGTCGAACATCGACGCCGCGCTCAACGGCACCAAGAACATCAACGACGTCATCACCGCCGTGGAACCGCGGCTGTGGAACATGTCCACGGTGCTGCCGATCCTGCAGGACACCACGATCGTCGCGGCCGGCCCGAGCGTGCAGAACGTCAGTCTGTCCGGCGCCGTACCGGTCGGCATTGTCGGTGACGCGGGCCAGTGGGTCAAGACAGGACCATGA
- the typA gene encoding translational GTPase TypA yields the protein MQFRNVAIVAHVDHGKTTLVDAMLRQSGALHERGDLQDRVMDSGDLEREKGITILAKNTAVHRHHPDGSVTVINVIDTPGHADFGGEVERGLSMVDGVLLLVDASEGPLPQTRFVLRKALAAHLPVILVVNKTDRPDARIAEVVEASHDLLLDVASDLDDEAAAAAEHALGLPTLYASGRAGIASTEAPADGEVPDGTNLDPLFEVLLEHVPAPKGDPEAPLQALVTNLDASAFLGRLALIRIYNGRIRKGQQVAWMREVDGLPVITSAKITELLATEGVERSPTDQAIAGDIVAVAGLPEIMIGDTLADPDHAHALPRITVDEPAIAVTIGTNTSPLAGKVSGHKLTARMVRNRLDQELVGNVSIRVVDIGRPDAWEVQGRGELALAVLVEQMRREGFELTVGKPQVVTKTIDGKLHEPFEALTIDCPEEFVGAITQLMAARKGRMEEMTNHAAGWVRMDFIVPSRGLIGFRTDFLTLTRGTGIANAVFDGYRPWAGEIRARHTGSLVSDRSGSVTPFAMIQLADRGQFFVEPGQDTYEGQVVGINPRAEDLDVNVTREKKLTNMRSSTADVMETLARPLVLDLEQAMEFCAEDECVEVTPEIVRVRKVELDATSRARSRARAKARG from the coding sequence GTGCAATTCCGGAATGTAGCCATCGTCGCCCACGTCGACCACGGCAAGACGACGCTGGTGGACGCGATGCTGCGGCAGTCCGGTGCGCTGCACGAACGCGGTGACCTGCAGGACCGCGTGATGGACAGCGGGGACCTGGAGCGGGAAAAAGGCATCACCATCCTGGCCAAGAACACCGCCGTGCACCGCCATCACCCGGACGGCTCCGTCACTGTTATCAATGTCATAGACACCCCCGGCCACGCCGACTTCGGCGGCGAGGTGGAGCGCGGCCTGTCCATGGTCGACGGGGTGCTGCTGTTGGTCGACGCGTCCGAAGGCCCGTTGCCGCAGACCCGGTTCGTGCTGCGCAAGGCACTGGCCGCGCATCTGCCGGTGATCCTGGTGGTCAACAAGACCGACCGGCCCGACGCCCGCATCGCCGAAGTGGTCGAGGCCAGCCACGACCTGCTGCTCGACGTGGCCTCCGACCTCGACGACGAGGCCGCCGCGGCGGCCGAACACGCGCTGGGACTGCCCACCCTGTACGCCTCCGGGCGGGCGGGCATCGCCAGCACCGAGGCACCCGCCGACGGCGAGGTTCCCGACGGCACCAACCTGGACCCCCTGTTCGAAGTGCTGCTCGAGCACGTACCGGCGCCCAAGGGCGACCCGGAGGCGCCGCTGCAGGCGCTGGTCACCAACCTCGACGCATCGGCGTTCCTGGGCCGGCTGGCGCTCATCCGCATCTACAACGGCCGCATCCGCAAGGGCCAGCAGGTCGCCTGGATGCGTGAGGTGGACGGGCTGCCGGTTATTACCAGCGCCAAGATCACCGAGCTGCTGGCCACCGAGGGCGTCGAGCGCAGCCCCACCGACCAGGCGATCGCCGGCGACATCGTCGCCGTCGCCGGCCTGCCCGAGATCATGATCGGCGACACGCTGGCCGATCCCGACCATGCCCATGCGCTGCCGCGCATCACCGTCGACGAGCCGGCCATCGCGGTGACCATCGGCACCAACACCTCCCCGCTGGCCGGAAAGGTGTCCGGGCACAAGTTGACCGCCCGCATGGTCCGCAACCGGCTCGATCAGGAGCTGGTCGGCAACGTCTCCATCCGGGTGGTCGACATCGGGCGCCCCGACGCCTGGGAGGTTCAGGGCCGGGGTGAGCTGGCGCTGGCCGTGCTCGTCGAGCAGATGCGCCGCGAGGGTTTCGAGCTGACCGTCGGGAAGCCGCAGGTGGTCACCAAGACCATCGACGGCAAGCTGCATGAGCCGTTCGAGGCGTTGACGATCGACTGCCCGGAGGAGTTCGTCGGCGCCATCACCCAGCTCATGGCCGCTCGTAAGGGACGCATGGAGGAGATGACCAACCACGCGGCGGGCTGGGTGCGGATGGACTTCATCGTGCCCAGCCGCGGGCTGATCGGGTTCCGCACCGACTTCCTCACGCTGACCCGCGGCACCGGCATCGCCAACGCGGTGTTCGACGGCTACCGCCCGTGGGCGGGGGAGATCCGGGCCCGCCACACCGGGTCGCTGGTGTCCGACCGCAGCGGCAGCGTCACACCGTTCGCGATGATCCAGCTGGCCGATCGCGGCCAGTTCTTCGTCGAGCCCGGGCAGGACACCTACGAGGGGCAGGTCGTCGGCATCAACCCGCGGGCCGAGGATCTCGACGTCAACGTCACCCGCGAGAAGAAGCTGACCAACATGCGGTCATCGACCGCCGACGTCATGGAGACGCTGGCGCGCCCGTTGGTCCTGGACCTCGAGCAGGCGATGGAGTTCTGCGCCGAGGACGAATGCGTCGAGGTGACCCCGGAGATCGTGCGCGTTCGCAAGGTCGAACTGGACGCCACTTCGCGTGCCCGCAGCCGGGCGCGCGCCAAGGCCCGGGGATAA
- the narI gene encoding respiratory nitrate reductase subunit gamma produces the protein MNLVEIFWDDAPYVVLAIAVVGTWWRYRYDKFGWTTRSSQLYESRLLSIGSPLFHFGSLMVIMGHVIGLLIPEPWTRALGMSDHLYHLQALLLGVPAGAATIAGIGLLIYRRRTTAPVLRATTGNDKLMYPVLVCALVAGMCCTLMGATHFGELHDYRQKVSVWFRSIWILDPRGDLMAQAAEYYQIHVFIALLLFALWPFTRLVHAFSAPIAYLFRPYIVYRSRDVADNNQLVGSAPRRRGW, from the coding sequence ATGAATCTGGTCGAGATCTTCTGGGACGACGCACCCTATGTCGTGTTGGCGATCGCGGTGGTCGGCACCTGGTGGCGCTACCGGTACGACAAATTCGGCTGGACCACCCGCTCTTCGCAGCTCTATGAATCCCGGCTGCTGTCCATCGGCAGCCCACTGTTCCACTTCGGCAGCCTGATGGTCATCATGGGCCACGTCATCGGTCTGCTCATCCCGGAGCCGTGGACTCGGGCGCTGGGCATGAGCGATCACCTCTATCACCTGCAGGCGCTGCTGCTGGGGGTGCCGGCCGGCGCGGCCACCATCGCCGGCATCGGGCTGTTGATCTATCGCCGGCGCACCACCGCGCCGGTGCTGCGGGCCACCACCGGCAACGACAAGCTGATGTACCCGGTGCTGGTCTGTGCCCTGGTGGCCGGGATGTGCTGCACGCTGATGGGCGCCACGCACTTCGGCGAATTGCACGACTACCGGCAGAAGGTGTCGGTCTGGTTCCGCTCGATCTGGATTCTCGATCCGCGCGGGGATCTGATGGCTCAGGCGGCGGAGTACTACCAGATCCACGTCTTCATCGCGCTGCTGTTGTTCGCCCTGTGGCCGTTCACCCGGCTGGTGCACGCGTTCAGCGCGCCCATCGCCTACCTGTTCCGGCCCTACATCGTCTACCGCAGCCGGGATGTGGCGGACAACAACCAATTGGTCGGCTCGGCGCCGCGCCGCCGCGGCTGGTGA
- the narJ gene encoding nitrate reductase molybdenum cofactor assembly chaperone — protein MKLLSRARQRTMHDRLVWQCASLLLAYPDEGLTHRLDTVDALLANLNGTSAALLDQTAATLRALHPMAAATQYVETFDLRRRTTMYLTYWTAGDTRNRGREMLTFATAYRDAGVEPPRGEAPDHLAVVLEFAATVDPESGRRLLAEHRVPIDVLRAALAETNSPYQHTVAAVCQTLPSATDQEARRAQRLAEAGPPAESVGLQPFTLTVPPRRTQGG, from the coding sequence ATGAAGTTGCTCTCCCGTGCCAGGCAACGCACGATGCACGACCGGCTGGTGTGGCAGTGCGCATCCTTACTGCTCGCCTATCCCGACGAGGGTCTGACGCACCGATTGGATACCGTCGACGCCCTGCTGGCGAACCTGAACGGCACCTCGGCCGCGCTGCTCGATCAGACGGCCGCGACGCTGCGCGCGCTGCACCCGATGGCCGCGGCGACGCAGTACGTCGAGACGTTCGACCTGCGCCGGCGCACCACCATGTACCTGACGTACTGGACGGCCGGCGACACGCGCAACCGGGGCCGGGAGATGCTCACGTTTGCCACCGCTTATCGCGACGCGGGGGTCGAGCCGCCGCGCGGCGAGGCGCCCGATCATCTGGCTGTCGTGCTCGAATTCGCCGCCACCGTCGACCCCGAGTCGGGCCGCCGGTTGCTCGCCGAGCATCGGGTTCCCATCGACGTGCTGCGGGCGGCCCTGGCCGAGACCAATTCGCCCTACCAGCACACCGTCGCTGCGGTCTGCCAAACCCTGCCCAGCGCAACCGATCAGGAGGCACGTCGCGCACAACGCCTGGCCGAGGCCGGCCCCCCAGCAGAATCCGTTGGGCTGCAACCTTTCACGTTGACCGTGCCGCCCAGGCGCACCCAGGGAGGCTGA
- the narH gene encoding nitrate reductase subunit beta has translation MKVMAQLAMVMNLDKCIGCHTCSVTCKQAWTNRAGTEYVWFNNVETRPGQGYPRTYEDQDRWRGGWIRDAKGRLRLRDGGRFAKLLRIFANPKLPTIDQYYEPWTYDYENLTTAPAGDTFPTAAPRSLISGKPMKVSWGPNWDDNLAGSPEILAEDPILKKVSDEVVLRLEETFMFYLPRICEHCLNPSCVASCPSGAMYKRSEDGIVLVDQDRCRGWRMCVSGCPYKKVYFNHKTGKAEKCTLCYPRMEIGLPTICSETCVGRLRYLGLVLYDADRVLEAASVERDTDLYEAQRRILLDPNDPEVIAAARAEGISDDWIEAAQRSPVYALINTYRVALPLHPEYRTMPMVWYIPPLSPVVDAVSRDGHDGEDVGNLFGALEALRIPLKYLAELFTAGDTEVVAGVLRRLAAMRSYMRDMNLGRETQPHIPHAVGMTEQDIYDMYRLLAIAKYEERYVIPTAFGAQARDLEEMGCSLSGDGGPGMYEDAPVPVAVETFHAVKRTEQPRNGSRVNLLNWDGRQVAAGMFPEEQKQ, from the coding sequence ATGAAGGTAATGGCTCAGTTGGCGATGGTGATGAACCTCGACAAATGCATCGGCTGCCACACCTGCTCGGTCACCTGCAAGCAGGCGTGGACCAACCGCGCGGGCACCGAATACGTCTGGTTCAACAACGTCGAAACCCGTCCCGGGCAAGGATATCCGCGCACGTACGAGGACCAGGACCGATGGCGCGGCGGGTGGATCCGCGACGCCAAAGGCAGACTGCGGTTGCGCGACGGCGGCCGGTTCGCCAAGTTGCTGCGCATCTTCGCCAACCCGAAGCTACCCACGATCGACCAGTACTACGAGCCGTGGACCTACGACTACGAGAACTTAACGACCGCACCGGCCGGTGACACCTTCCCGACGGCCGCACCGCGAAGCCTGATCAGCGGCAAGCCGATGAAGGTGTCCTGGGGACCGAACTGGGACGACAACCTCGCCGGATCACCGGAGATCCTGGCCGAGGACCCGATCCTGAAAAAAGTGAGTGACGAGGTCGTCCTGCGACTCGAAGAGACGTTCATGTTCTACCTGCCGCGGATCTGCGAGCACTGCCTCAACCCGTCGTGCGTGGCGTCGTGCCCGTCCGGAGCGATGTACAAGCGCAGCGAGGACGGCATCGTGCTGGTCGACCAGGACCGGTGCCGCGGGTGGCGCATGTGCGTGTCGGGATGCCCCTACAAGAAGGTGTATTTCAACCACAAGACCGGCAAGGCCGAGAAGTGCACCCTGTGTTATCCGCGCATGGAGATCGGGCTGCCGACCATCTGCTCGGAGACCTGCGTCGGGCGGTTGCGCTATCTGGGCCTGGTGCTCTACGACGCCGACCGGGTGCTCGAGGCGGCGTCGGTGGAACGCGACACCGACCTCTACGAGGCTCAGCGTCGAATCCTGTTGGATCCCAACGATCCTGAGGTGATCGCCGCGGCCCGCGCCGAAGGCATCTCCGATGACTGGATCGAGGCCGCGCAGCGCTCACCGGTGTATGCCCTGATCAACACCTACCGGGTGGCGCTCCCGCTGCATCCGGAGTACCGCACCATGCCGATGGTCTGGTACATCCCGCCGCTGTCGCCGGTGGTCGACGCGGTCAGTCGCGACGGCCACGACGGGGAAGATGTCGGCAACCTGTTCGGCGCCCTCGAGGCGCTGCGGATTCCGTTGAAGTACCTGGCCGAATTGTTCACCGCGGGGGACACCGAGGTGGTCGCCGGTGTGTTACGGCGCCTGGCCGCCATGCGCTCTTACATGCGCGATATGAACCTGGGTCGGGAGACCCAGCCGCACATCCCGCATGCCGTCGGCATGACCGAGCAGGACATCTACGACATGTACCGGCTACTTGCCATCGCCAAATACGAAGAGCGGTATGTCATTCCGACCGCGTTCGGGGCCCAGGCCCGTGATCTGGAAGAGATGGGCTGCTCACTGTCCGGTGACGGCGGTCCGGGCATGTACGAAGACGCCCCGGTGCCGGTCGCGGTGGAGACGTTTCACGCGGTCAAACGAACCGAGCAGCCGCGCAACGGTTCCCGGGTGAATCTGCTGAACTGGGACGGCCGCCAAGTGGCCGCCGGGATGTTCCCCGAAGAGCAGAAGCAATGA
- a CDS encoding nitrate reductase subunit alpha: MTLTPHVGGHLEELLERSGRFFTPGEMSADLRTVTRRGGREGDVFYRDRWSHDKVVRSTHGVNCTGSCSWKIYVKDGIITWETQQTDYPSVGPDRPEYEPRGCPRGASFSWYSYSPTRVRYPYARGVLVEMYREAKERLGDPVLAWADIQADPQRRRRYQQARGKGGLVRVSWAEATELIAAAHVHTIKTYGPDRVAGFSPIPAMSMVSYAAGSRFFELIGGAMTSFYDWYADLPVASPQVFGDQTDVPESGDWWDAAYLMMWGSNVPITRTPDAHWMAEARYRGTKVVTVSPDYADNTKFADEWMPCAAGTDGALAMAMGHVILTECYVRKQVPFFVDFARRYTDLPFLIKLEQRGDLLVPGKNLTAADIGEAVENAAVKPAIWDEATNAVVVPHGSLGFRYGEDGLGKWNLDLGNLVPALSMMSAHATNGDRSTALVALPSFDTLNGEGATVLRGVPVRRVGEHLVCTVFDLLLAQYAVARPGLPGDWPTGYDDPTQQNTPAWQEPITGVSAGQTIRVAREFARSAEESGGRSMIIMGSGICQWFHGDAIYRAVLALLMLTGSMGRNGGGWAHYVGQEKVRPLTGFQTMAMATDWVRPPRQVPGASYWYAHTDQWRYDGYGADKLASPIGRGRFAGKHTMDVLASATAMGWSPFYPQFDRSSLDVADEARAAGRDVAEYVAEQLGARKLKLSVTDPDNPVNWPRVLTVWRANLIGSSGKGGEYFLRHLLGTDANIQAQPAHGGDIPEGKLDLMMSIDFRMTSTTLVSDVVLPAATWYEKADISSTDMHPYVHAFSAATDPPWETRSDFDAFGAIARAFSAMAKRHLGTRSDVVLTALQHDTADAMAYPDGTEQDWLSTGATPVPGRTMGTLTVVERDYGAVYDKWRSLGPLVDRFGITTKGITVHPFREVEELSAKFGVMSSGVAAGRPAVTTAQRMADVLLLLSGTTNGRLAVEGFRELEKRTGQRLAHLAEGSEDRRIDYADTQARPVPVITSPEWSGSETGGRRYAPFTINIENLKPFHTLTGRMHFYLAHDWVEELGEHLPVFRPPLDMTRLFGQPELGSRSEDGIGLTVRYLTPHSKWSFHSTYQDNLYMLSLSRGGPTMWMSPGDAAKIGVRDNDWVEAVNTNGIYVCRAIVSHRMPDGVVFVYHVQERTVDTPRTETNGKRGGNHNALTRVRIKPSHLAGGYAQHAFAFNYLGPTGNQRDEVTVVRRRSQEVRY, from the coding sequence CCTGGGAAACGCAGCAGACCGATTACCCGAGTGTCGGCCCGGACCGGCCCGAATACGAGCCGCGCGGCTGTCCCCGCGGCGCGTCGTTCTCCTGGTACAGCTATTCGCCCACCCGCGTGCGCTACCCGTATGCGCGCGGTGTCCTGGTGGAGATGTACCGCGAGGCCAAGGAGCGCCTGGGTGATCCGGTGTTGGCGTGGGCGGACATTCAGGCCGACCCGCAGCGGCGGCGCCGCTACCAGCAGGCCCGCGGCAAGGGCGGGCTGGTCCGGGTGAGTTGGGCCGAGGCCACCGAACTCATCGCGGCCGCACACGTGCACACCATCAAGACCTACGGCCCCGACCGCGTCGCCGGATTCTCCCCGATCCCGGCGATGTCGATGGTGTCCTATGCCGCCGGGTCGCGGTTCTTCGAGCTCATCGGCGGTGCCATGACGTCGTTCTACGACTGGTACGCCGACCTTCCGGTGGCCTCGCCGCAGGTGTTCGGCGACCAAACCGATGTCCCGGAATCCGGAGACTGGTGGGACGCAGCGTATCTGATGATGTGGGGCTCCAACGTCCCGATCACCCGCACCCCCGACGCGCATTGGATGGCCGAGGCTCGCTACCGCGGCACCAAAGTGGTGACCGTCAGCCCCGACTACGCCGACAACACCAAGTTCGCCGACGAGTGGATGCCGTGTGCCGCCGGGACCGACGGGGCGCTGGCCATGGCGATGGGCCACGTCATCCTCACCGAATGCTATGTGCGCAAACAAGTTCCGTTCTTTGTCGACTTCGCGCGCCGCTACACCGACCTGCCGTTTCTGATCAAGCTCGAGCAGCGCGGTGACTTGCTGGTGCCGGGGAAGAACCTCACCGCGGCCGACATCGGCGAAGCGGTCGAGAACGCGGCTGTCAAGCCTGCCATCTGGGACGAAGCGACGAATGCCGTTGTGGTGCCGCACGGTTCGCTGGGCTTCCGCTACGGCGAGGACGGCCTGGGGAAGTGGAACCTTGATCTGGGCAACCTGGTGCCGGCCCTGAGCATGATGTCCGCGCACGCCACGAACGGCGACCGGAGCACCGCACTGGTCGCACTACCCAGCTTCGACACGCTCAACGGCGAGGGCGCCACCGTGCTGCGCGGCGTCCCGGTGCGTCGGGTCGGCGAGCACCTGGTGTGCACCGTGTTCGACTTGTTGCTGGCCCAATACGCGGTGGCTCGGCCGGGGTTACCCGGTGATTGGCCCACCGGTTACGACGATCCGACCCAGCAGAACACCCCGGCGTGGCAAGAGCCGATCACTGGCGTGTCGGCGGGCCAGACGATCCGGGTCGCCAGGGAATTCGCCCGTAGCGCAGAAGAATCCGGCGGCCGGTCGATGATCATCATGGGCAGTGGAATCTGTCAGTGGTTTCACGGCGATGCCATCTACCGCGCCGTGCTGGCGCTGCTGATGTTGACCGGGTCGATGGGACGCAACGGCGGTGGCTGGGCACACTACGTCGGCCAGGAAAAAGTTCGTCCGCTCACCGGGTTTCAGACGATGGCGATGGCCACCGACTGGGTGCGCCCGCCCCGGCAGGTGCCCGGCGCCTCCTACTGGTACGCCCACACCGACCAGTGGCGCTACGACGGGTACGGCGCGGATAAACTGGCCAGCCCGATCGGCCGCGGCAGGTTCGCGGGCAAGCACACGATGGACGTGCTGGCCTCTGCCACCGCCATGGGCTGGAGCCCGTTCTATCCGCAGTTCGACCGGTCCAGCCTGGACGTGGCCGACGAGGCGCGGGCCGCGGGCCGCGATGTCGCGGAGTATGTCGCCGAGCAACTCGGCGCGCGCAAACTCAAGCTTTCGGTCACCGATCCCGACAACCCCGTCAACTGGCCCCGGGTGCTCACGGTATGGCGTGCCAACCTGATCGGCTCGTCGGGCAAGGGCGGTGAGTACTTCCTGCGCCACCTGCTGGGCACCGATGCCAACATCCAGGCGCAGCCGGCGCACGGCGGCGACATCCCCGAAGGCAAGCTCGATTTGATGATGTCGATCGACTTCCGGATGACCTCGACGACATTGGTGTCCGATGTCGTGCTGCCGGCGGCGACCTGGTATGAGAAGGCCGACATCTCCAGCACCGACATGCACCCGTACGTCCACGCGTTCAGCGCCGCCACCGACCCGCCTTGGGAAACCCGGTCGGATTTCGACGCGTTCGGTGCCATTGCCCGTGCCTTCAGCGCAATGGCCAAGCGCCACTTGGGTACTCGCAGCGACGTCGTGCTCACCGCCCTGCAGCACGACACCGCCGATGCGATGGCCTATCCCGACGGGACCGAGCAGGACTGGTTGAGCACCGGTGCTACGCCGGTACCGGGGCGCACGATGGGCACGTTGACCGTCGTGGAGCGCGATTACGGCGCGGTCTACGACAAGTGGCGGAGCCTGGGACCGCTGGTCGACCGGTTCGGGATCACCACCAAAGGCATCACGGTGCATCCGTTCCGCGAGGTCGAGGAGCTGTCTGCGAAGTTCGGGGTGATGAGTTCCGGTGTGGCAGCGGGACGTCCGGCCGTCACCACCGCCCAGCGGATGGCTGACGTCTTGCTGCTGTTGTCCGGCACCACCAACGGCCGCCTCGCCGTCGAGGGCTTCCGCGAGCTGGAAAAACGCACCGGTCAGCGGTTGGCGCACCTGGCCGAGGGCAGTGAAGATCGCCGCATCGACTACGCCGACACCCAGGCGCGGCCCGTACCGGTGATCACCAGCCCGGAATGGTCGGGCAGCGAAACCGGCGGCCGCCGCTACGCGCCGTTCACCATCAACATCGAGAACCTCAAGCCGTTTCACACGCTGACCGGGCGCATGCACTTCTACCTGGCCCACGACTGGGTGGAGGAGTTGGGCGAGCACCTGCCGGTGTTCCGCCCGCCACTGGACATGACGCGGCTGTTCGGGCAGCCAGAACTCGGGTCCCGATCGGAAGACGGAATAGGGCTTACCGTGCGGTATTTGACGCCGCACTCCAAGTGGTCCTTCCACTCCACGTATCAGGACAACCTGTACATGTTGTCGCTGTCCCGCGGCGGTCCGACCATGTGGATGAGCCCGGGAGATGCGGCGAAAATCGGTGTGCGCGACAACGATTGGGTGGAAGCGGTCAACACCAACGGCATCTACGTCTGCCGGGCGATCGTCTCGCACCGGATGCCCGACGGTGTGGTGTTCGTCTACCACGTGCAGGAGCGCACGGTGGACACGCCGCGCACGGAGACCAACGGCAAGCGCGGCGGCAACCACAACGCGCTGACCCGGGTGCGCATCAAGCCCAGTCACTTGGCCGGTGGCTACGCGCAGCACGCATTCGCGTTCAACTACCTGGGCCCCACCGGCAACCAGCGCGACGAGGTGACCGTGGTGCGTCGCCGCAGCCAGGAAGTGCGGTACTGA